Proteins encoded in a region of the Teredinibacter purpureus genome:
- a CDS encoding methyl-accepting chemotaxis protein — protein MIKKSLSTRLMFATSAMILIAATLILIVSYQVISRSQQAQFESDVKSQLELINSSLLEPVFAYDFQQIQAIASSLVNTALIHEIRISDHRGKELATARSQDDSDSAEKVLQKGLEVVREEQLIGRYDISFSKQSMEGILRNQINTSIAMVVALTLAALITLYFFVKSIVIAPVAIVTSRLRKIAEGGGDLTTRLPVKGNDEIAELAENFNHVIDEIAQIIRNVMTVTDKVSVNVDHMSLATTDTVDSTGQQLREIEQVAAALNELSASADEVARSAGQTADRTKDTSKAAINGTMVVKSSQATIHKLTGQIEATAGKIQILKDNSENIGSVMEVIRSIAEQTNLLALNAAIEAARAGEQGRGFAVVADEVRSLAQKTQTSTEEIESIILQLQKAADEAHLSMNTSISSVQETIDTAQKAEESLDLIKDNVTTINDMNHQIATAANEQSSVANEVSKIITAIFSLSEKVAGNAQVISENSQQLSNESQELKNQMGKFIV, from the coding sequence ATGATCAAGAAGTCCCTTTCAACTAGATTAATGTTCGCGACAAGCGCGATGATATTGATCGCCGCTACGCTCATATTAATCGTCAGCTATCAGGTCATATCCCGAAGTCAGCAGGCTCAATTCGAGAGCGATGTTAAAAGCCAACTTGAACTTATCAATTCATCCCTGTTAGAACCTGTTTTTGCTTACGATTTTCAACAAATTCAAGCTATTGCATCCTCATTGGTTAACACGGCGCTCATTCACGAAATTAGAATCAGCGACCATCGGGGGAAGGAGTTGGCCACTGCACGCTCACAAGATGACAGTGATAGTGCGGAAAAAGTATTGCAGAAAGGCCTGGAGGTTGTCCGGGAAGAACAGCTCATCGGCCGCTACGACATTTCGTTTTCTAAGCAGTCCATGGAAGGCATTTTACGCAACCAAATTAACACCAGTATCGCGATGGTCGTCGCGCTCACACTCGCCGCGCTAATAACCTTATATTTCTTTGTCAAAAGCATTGTTATCGCGCCGGTTGCCATCGTAACCTCGCGCCTGCGTAAAATTGCAGAAGGTGGTGGTGACCTCACCACCCGTTTACCCGTTAAAGGCAATGATGAAATTGCCGAGCTCGCCGAAAACTTTAATCACGTGATAGACGAAATTGCACAAATTATTCGTAATGTTATGACGGTGACCGACAAAGTAAGTGTCAACGTTGATCACATGAGTTTAGCCACAACCGACACGGTTGATTCAACCGGCCAACAGTTGCGTGAAATTGAACAAGTGGCCGCAGCGCTCAATGAGTTATCCGCTTCAGCCGACGAGGTAGCGCGTTCTGCTGGCCAGACGGCAGACCGTACAAAAGATACGAGTAAAGCCGCCATCAACGGCACCATGGTAGTAAAATCATCGCAAGCCACTATTCATAAGTTAACGGGCCAAATAGAGGCGACCGCCGGAAAAATTCAAATTCTAAAAGACAACAGCGAAAACATTGGCTCGGTTATGGAAGTTATTCGTTCTATTGCCGAACAAACCAATTTACTTGCACTTAACGCGGCCATCGAGGCTGCTCGCGCCGGCGAACAAGGCCGTGGTTTTGCCGTGGTCGCCGATGAAGTACGTTCACTCGCCCAAAAAACCCAAACGTCTACCGAAGAGATTGAATCGATTATCCTGCAACTTCAAAAGGCCGCCGATGAAGCTCACCTTTCTATGAACACCAGCATCTCATCGGTACAGGAAACCATTGATACGGCGCAAAAAGCAGAAGAGTCGCTTGATCTGATTAAGGATAACGTCACCACTATCAACGATATGAACCATCAAATTGCCACAGCGGCTAACGAGCAAAGCTCTGTGGCTAACGAAGTCAGTAAAATTATCACCGCCATATTTTCTCTCTCCGAAAAGGTCGCCGGTAACGCACAAGTGATCAGCGAAAATTCACAACAGCTGTCGAATGAAAGCCAAGAACTCAAAAACCAAATGGGTAAATTTATTGTTTGA
- a CDS encoding GGDEF domain-containing protein — MTDTQDFLNDFHWLMDVLQDIDVGLVILDQEFNMQLWNSFMQNHSAKTPDEILGHNLFEVFPEVPEAWFKRKAEAVFMLENAAFTTWEQRPYLFRFASYRPITSLADYMYQNSTLIPLTNTRGTVTHICLIIYDVTEVAVNRLQLQDVNAQLHTLSRVDGLTGLLNRKAWQGELEQEFKRFQRHGSCSSLIMFDIDHFKRVNDTYGHPTGDEVIRQTSATLRNQVRDVDQAGRYGGEEFAVILVDTDAEGAQIMAERIRHAIAALSVEHEGHAVNFTVSLGIAELNASVTDPSVWIDHADRALYEAKNSGRNNTVIFQPPNP, encoded by the coding sequence ATGACTGACACGCAAGATTTTTTAAACGATTTTCACTGGCTCATGGATGTCTTACAAGATATCGATGTAGGTCTCGTGATTCTCGATCAGGAATTTAACATGCAACTGTGGAATAGCTTCATGCAAAACCACAGTGCCAAAACGCCCGACGAAATACTCGGCCATAACCTATTTGAAGTATTTCCCGAAGTACCCGAAGCCTGGTTCAAACGCAAAGCCGAAGCGGTGTTTATGCTGGAAAATGCTGCCTTCACCACTTGGGAGCAACGCCCCTACTTATTTCGCTTCGCGAGCTATAGGCCCATTACTAGCCTAGCCGATTACATGTACCAAAACAGCACTCTCATTCCGCTGACCAATACTCGCGGTACTGTCACCCATATCTGTTTAATTATTTATGATGTAACCGAAGTCGCAGTGAATCGCCTACAACTTCAGGATGTGAACGCGCAACTGCATACGCTCAGCCGCGTAGATGGCCTTACCGGTTTACTGAACCGAAAAGCGTGGCAAGGCGAACTAGAGCAAGAGTTTAAGCGTTTTCAGCGTCACGGCAGCTGTAGCTCACTCATCATGTTCGACATCGATCATTTTAAACGGGTTAACGATACGTACGGGCACCCCACCGGCGACGAGGTTATTCGACAAACCTCCGCCACCTTGCGTAATCAGGTACGCGACGTCGATCAAGCCGGTCGTTATGGCGGAGAAGAATTCGCCGTCATTCTCGTCGATACCGACGCTGAAGGCGCCCAAATAATGGCCGAGCGTATACGTCATGCCATTGCGGCACTTTCCGTTGAACACGAGGGTCACGCCGTTAATTTCACCGTAAGCTTAGGCATTGCAGAACTCAACGCCTCGGTCACCGACCCTTCTGTCTGGATCGACCATGCTGACCGTGCACTCTACGAAGCCAAAAACAGCGGGCGCAATAATACCGTTATCTTTCAGCCACCCAACCCATAA
- a CDS encoding MBL fold metallo-hydrolase gives MLKFEILPVTPFQQNCSVIWCEQTREAAVVDPGGEIERIVARVRELEVTVVKIILTHGHLDHVGGTAALKAALNVPVVGPHKDDLFWLDALDQQAQMMNFAPVASFETDLWLNHGDTVTVGHQTLEILLCPGHTPGHVVLFDRESRLAFVGDVLFKGSIGRTDFPRGDHAALIHAIKTHLWPLGDDVTFIPGHGPLSTFGFERQHNPYVGDADTGQALP, from the coding sequence ATGCTGAAGTTTGAGATCTTACCGGTGACACCGTTCCAACAGAATTGCTCGGTTATTTGGTGCGAGCAGACACGAGAGGCCGCCGTTGTAGACCCTGGGGGCGAAATAGAGCGTATTGTTGCGCGGGTGCGCGAACTGGAAGTGACGGTTGTGAAAATAATCCTTACTCACGGTCATTTAGATCATGTGGGTGGTACGGCAGCGTTAAAAGCGGCGCTGAATGTGCCGGTTGTAGGGCCTCACAAAGATGATTTGTTTTGGTTGGATGCACTCGACCAGCAAGCGCAAATGATGAACTTTGCACCTGTAGCGTCATTTGAGACCGATCTGTGGTTGAATCATGGCGATACCGTTACAGTGGGTCATCAGACCTTAGAGATCTTGCTCTGCCCTGGTCATACGCCAGGACATGTTGTGTTGTTTGATAGAGAAAGCCGGCTGGCCTTTGTGGGCGATGTACTTTTTAAAGGCTCGATTGGACGAACCGATTTTCCTCGGGGTGATCATGCGGCACTGATTCACGCGATTAAGACACATTTATGGCCACTTGGCGATGATGTTACGTTTATTCCGGGCCACGGCCCGCTTTCCACGTTTGGTTTTGAGCGACAACATAACCCCTACGTAGGGGATGCTGATACGGGTCAAGCGCTTCCGTAA
- a CDS encoding DUF2750 domain-containing protein: protein MTDTLEMLGADFDENYDVFIGDALETGCVWGLENSEGWALCGSLKNDDLDVMPLWSQPEFAQLHCRDEWSGYEVVPIALEELLDDWLPRMHEDLLLIGTNWNDDLEGLEIEPLDFIEDVDSAAETLV from the coding sequence ATGACCGATACGCTCGAGATGTTGGGTGCAGATTTCGATGAAAATTACGATGTTTTTATAGGCGATGCACTCGAGACAGGCTGTGTGTGGGGCCTTGAAAATAGCGAGGGGTGGGCGTTGTGTGGCTCCTTAAAAAACGACGATTTAGATGTAATGCCGCTGTGGTCACAGCCCGAATTTGCGCAGCTGCATTGTCGCGATGAGTGGAGCGGGTATGAGGTTGTACCTATTGCGCTCGAAGAGTTGTTGGACGATTGGCTGCCTCGCATGCATGAAGATTTATTGTTGATTGGTACAAACTGGAATGATGATTTAGAGGGGTTAGAAATTGAACCGCTTGATTTTATCGAAGATGTGGATAGCGCGGCCGAAACCCTAGTGTAA
- a CDS encoding TlpA family protein disulfide reductase, with product MTLYKPMLLLLRHTPSLQRWFNRFMTTFFTLSLGRHFTRGLLICFCLLIAGPLHANDSRTLRVGMTAPDWMMSDIGGNMHSLYGELEQGNEVIMVFWASWCKFCRELLPEINLFQRTLTHEKVKIFAMNIWEDGDPVSYFDSRVLKLPLILKADIIAARYNVEGTPGVVFVGADKTIRYVRQTSENTSTVMTRLQSLVIEKHLTPAAK from the coding sequence ATGACACTCTATAAACCCATGCTGCTGTTACTTAGGCACACCCCCTCTCTCCAACGTTGGTTTAATCGCTTTATGACCACTTTTTTCACTCTTTCTTTAGGGCGTCATTTTACGCGCGGCCTACTGATTTGTTTTTGCCTGTTAATCGCCGGCCCCCTGCACGCCAACGATTCACGCACACTGCGCGTCGGCATGACGGCACCGGACTGGATGATGAGTGATATAGGGGGAAACATGCATTCCCTTTATGGGGAACTAGAGCAAGGGAATGAGGTAATTATGGTGTTCTGGGCAAGCTGGTGTAAGTTTTGTCGGGAATTACTGCCAGAAATCAATCTATTCCAACGCACACTGACGCATGAAAAAGTCAAAATATTTGCCATGAATATTTGGGAAGATGGCGATCCCGTGAGTTATTTCGATAGCCGTGTTTTAAAACTGCCTCTTATCCTAAAAGCCGACATCATCGCTGCGCGTTATAACGTAGAAGGTACCCCTGGCGTTGTATTTGTAGGCGCCGATAAAACGATACGCTATGTGCGGCAAACCAGCGAAAACACCTCAACCGTCATGACAAGGCTGCAATCTCTGGTGATCGAAAAGCACTTGACCCCCGCAGCAAAATAA
- a CDS encoding GNAT family N-acetyltransferase yields the protein MMKARPLSPPMGKLQPIDYDLNTLGQPIGLKVDGSTTKAPKGTTIRGQQACLVPLNIERHAAALFAQLQQSSHDAVWTYLPYGPFRTLSDYTAWLHTHALGLDPLFFCITNTHKEPLGVFSLAAIEPAKGSVELAHVLFSPSMQKTPLATEAVYLLLRYVFSLGFRRCEWKCNALNLGSKKAALRFGFSYEGLFRNAMVVKNHNRDTTWFGMTDADWLQLQPAFEQWLSGDNFDEQGVQQCPLGTLTAPIRRQLICDPLGTNDTHDTL from the coding sequence ATGATGAAAGCGCGCCCTCTATCCCCCCCAATGGGCAAATTACAACCAATCGATTACGATTTGAACACTCTTGGTCAGCCGATTGGTTTGAAAGTAGACGGGAGCACCACCAAAGCCCCCAAGGGTACGACAATACGCGGCCAACAGGCCTGTCTTGTGCCACTGAATATCGAACGTCATGCCGCCGCACTTTTTGCTCAACTACAGCAAAGTTCGCACGATGCCGTCTGGACCTACCTTCCCTATGGCCCTTTCCGTACCCTCTCAGACTACACCGCATGGCTACACACTCATGCACTTGGCTTAGACCCGCTTTTTTTCTGCATAACCAATACACACAAAGAACCTTTGGGTGTGTTTTCGTTGGCGGCTATTGAACCGGCAAAAGGTTCGGTTGAATTAGCGCACGTACTTTTCTCTCCTTCAATGCAAAAAACGCCACTGGCAACGGAAGCCGTCTATTTACTCTTGCGTTACGTCTTTTCGTTGGGCTTTCGTCGCTGCGAGTGGAAGTGTAACGCTTTGAATCTAGGCTCTAAGAAAGCGGCCTTACGCTTTGGCTTTTCATATGAAGGTTTATTCCGTAATGCAATGGTGGTAAAAAACCACAATCGCGACACGACATGGTTTGGTATGACTGACGCCGATTGGCTGCAGCTCCAGCCAGCCTTCGAGCAATGGTTAAGCGGTGATAATTTCGATGAGCAGGGTGTTCAGCAATGCCCCCTCGGGACCTTAACGGCGCCTATACGTCGCCAATTGATTTGTGACCCACTGGGAACCAATGATACCCATGACACTCTATAA